In Cololabis saira isolate AMF1-May2022 chromosome 10, fColSai1.1, whole genome shotgun sequence, a single window of DNA contains:
- the gng12a gene encoding guanine nucleotide-binding protein G(I)/G(S)/G(O) subunit gamma-12a, whose product MSSKPHSSNNIANARRTVHQLRIEASIERIKVSKASADLMNYCSEHARNDPFLVGIPASDNPFKDKKPCTIL is encoded by the exons ATGTCTTCAAAGCCTCACAGCTCCAATAATATTGCCAATGCCAGGCGAACGGTGCACCAGCTGAGAATAGAGGCCAGCATTGAGAGGATAAAG GTGTCGAAAGCCTCTGCTGACCTCATGAACTACTGCAGTGAACATGCCAGAAACGACCCTTTCCTCGTTGGCATCCCTGCTTCAGACAATCCCTTCAAGGATAAAAAACCCTGCACTATATTGTAA
- the gadd45aa gene encoding growth arrest and DNA-damage-inducible, alpha, a yields MHNMTFEELSGDYSQERMDSVAKAVEELLTSALPHGCITVGVYEAAKSLNVDPDNVVLCILATDGDDVKDVALQIHFTLIQAFCCENDINILRVNNTRRLAEILGGGGGGKQSGGEPMDLHCVLVSSPHSTSWKDPALSKLSRFCRESRCMDQWVPIINLPER; encoded by the exons ATGCACAACATGACATTTGAGGAACTAAGTGGGGATTACTCTCAGGAAAG gatgGATTCCGTGGCCAAGgcagtggaggagctgctgacCTCGGCGCTGCCGCACGGCTGCATCACCGTCGGCGTCTACGAGGCGGCCAAGTCCCTCAACGT AGACCCTGATAACGTGGTTCTGTGCATCCTGGCCACTGACGGGGATGACGTGAAGGATGTGGCCCTGCAGATCCACTTCACGCTCATCCAGGCTTTCTGCTGTGAGAATGACATCAACATCCTGCGGGTCAACAACACCAGGCGCCTGGCAGAAATACTAGGTGGAGGAGGCGGTGGAAAGCAGAGCGGGGGTGAACCTATGGACCTACACTGTGTCCTTGTGTCT AGCCCACATTCTACATCATGGAAGGACCCTGCATTGAGCAAACTCAGCCGGTTCTGTAGAGAAAGTCGCTGTATGGACCAGTGGGTGCCCATCATCAATCTGCCTGAGCGATGA